A region of Natribaculum luteum DNA encodes the following proteins:
- a CDS encoding ArsR/SmtB family transcription factor has translation MSLIDVFGSTQRVKIIRELSHGPRYVSELAETIGMDGSTTVHHLSVLEEAGLVEHYHRGNRKYYRLVRKVELQATPPPERTFILQASEIDETE, from the coding sequence GTGTCGCTGATCGACGTCTTCGGGAGCACTCAGCGGGTAAAGATCATCCGGGAACTCTCGCATGGCCCACGATACGTCTCCGAACTCGCCGAGACCATCGGGATGGACGGATCGACGACCGTCCATCACCTGTCGGTTCTCGAGGAGGCGGGGCTGGTCGAACACTACCATCGGGGGAATCGAAAGTACTACCGACTCGTCCGGAAGGTGGAACTGCAAGCGACTCCGCCACCGGAACGGACGTTCATCCTGCAAGCGAGCGAGATCGACGAGACCGAGTAG